A region of Roseobacter litoralis Och 149 DNA encodes the following proteins:
- a CDS encoding SDR family oxidoreductase, whose protein sequence is MSTKPLVAITGASSGIGAAVAKTFSDAGHPVLLMARRLDRMEALNLPNAVCCEVDVRDRAQIRAAVEKGEAAYGPVDMMFCNAGIARLADIGTQPPEEWDEMIDINTKGVMNAVHAVMSDMMERRAGTLFMMSSIAGRKVYPDHTVYCGTKFFVHAVSESLREYLSDYDVRVIVLSPGIIETEVLGAVNDPNTLKAYQDNKKKIGGGIGPEHVASIMLHSYQMPQNALIQEICITPTRQKF, encoded by the coding sequence ATGAGCACAAAACCATTGGTCGCAATTACGGGCGCCAGCTCCGGTATCGGGGCCGCCGTGGCGAAAACCTTTTCGGATGCCGGGCACCCTGTCTTGTTGATGGCGCGCCGCCTTGACCGGATGGAGGCGCTGAACCTGCCCAATGCGGTGTGTTGCGAGGTTGACGTGCGTGACCGTGCCCAGATCCGGGCGGCTGTCGAAAAGGGCGAAGCCGCATACGGCCCCGTCGATATGATGTTCTGCAACGCCGGTATTGCGCGGCTCGCTGATATCGGCACGCAACCCCCCGAAGAATGGGATGAGATGATCGACATCAACACCAAGGGTGTGATGAACGCGGTGCATGCCGTGATGTCGGACATGATGGAGCGCCGCGCAGGCACGCTGTTCATGATGAGCTCGATTGCCGGGCGCAAGGTCTATCCGGATCATACGGTCTATTGCGGCACCAAGTTCTTTGTCCACGCGGTGTCGGAATCCTTGCGCGAATATCTGTCCGATTACGATGTGCGGGTCATCGTTCTGTCCCCCGGCATCATCGAAACCGAGGTCCTTGGCGCGGTGAATGACCCCAATACGCTCAAGGCCTATCAGGACAACAAGAAAAAGATCGGCGGCGGGATCGGCCCGGAGCATGTGGCATCCATCATGTTGCACAGCTATCAGATGCCACAAAACGCTCTGATCCAGGAAATTTGCATCACGCCAACGCGGCAAAAGTTCTGA
- a CDS encoding iron-containing alcohol dehydrogenase — protein MDLTEMDSRNWTTLIDDIVAGDFYDAEAGKKVSVPYESIVFRESLDGMEEALVGRLKLGEKLAVVADENTYDVLGGRVARALKPIGGEAAIVLKNPHADMQTAAALADQLKGYDSVIAVGSGTLNDLCKYVTAQDGRRYAVFSTAASMNGYTSTTASMTLDSGLKVSLPAQAPAGFFVDMAVSAAAPSHLSASGFADCVARSVAQVDWWMSHRLLGTLYRSVPFDIQIADEIELNKCAHLLPQGDIEATARLYRVLTLCGLGIGFIGMSNPGSMGEHQISHYIDCFAGARHPGTLHGQQVGVASLTMARIQQGLLAQDSAPVMKPTPIDTEGMKKRMGTAATDCIEQLRRKALDGDALDAVNHKLATLWPELQRELRQFMIPVQEMEKLLADAGAPTTAADLGIDLEFYREAVRHGHEMRDRFSFVDIAANAGQLEQFIAIQT, from the coding sequence ATGGACTTAACGGAAATGGACAGCCGCAACTGGACGACCTTGATCGACGATATCGTTGCAGGTGACTTCTATGATGCCGAGGCTGGCAAGAAGGTTTCCGTCCCCTACGAGTCCATCGTCTTCAGGGAGAGCCTTGATGGGATGGAAGAAGCGCTTGTTGGCAGGCTGAAGCTTGGAGAAAAGCTCGCTGTTGTTGCCGATGAGAACACGTATGACGTATTGGGCGGGCGCGTCGCGCGCGCACTCAAACCCATCGGCGGCGAGGCGGCAATCGTTCTGAAAAACCCCCATGCGGACATGCAGACGGCAGCCGCACTGGCGGACCAACTCAAAGGATATGACAGCGTCATCGCGGTCGGCTCAGGCACCCTCAATGACCTGTGCAAATACGTCACCGCGCAGGACGGACGGCGCTATGCTGTGTTTTCCACTGCGGCCTCGATGAACGGATATACGTCAACCACGGCCAGCATGACACTGGACTCCGGCTTGAAGGTTTCGCTGCCAGCGCAAGCCCCGGCCGGGTTCTTCGTGGATATGGCTGTCTCTGCGGCGGCACCCTCGCATCTTAGCGCATCGGGGTTTGCCGATTGCGTTGCCCGCTCGGTGGCGCAGGTGGATTGGTGGATGTCGCACCGTTTGCTCGGCACGCTCTATCGCTCCGTACCGTTTGACATCCAGATCGCGGATGAAATCGAATTGAACAAATGTGCCCATCTTTTGCCTCAGGGCGATATCGAAGCGACGGCACGGCTTTATCGCGTGTTGACGCTCTGCGGGCTCGGCATCGGTTTTATCGGCATGTCCAATCCCGGTTCCATGGGCGAACATCAGATCTCGCACTACATTGATTGCTTTGCAGGGGCGCGGCATCCCGGCACGCTGCATGGGCAACAGGTGGGTGTGGCCAGCCTGACCATGGCACGCATTCAGCAGGGACTTCTGGCGCAGGATAGCGCACCGGTGATGAAACCGACGCCGATTGATACCGAAGGGATGAAAAAGCGCATGGGCACCGCCGCCACCGACTGCATCGAACAACTGCGGCGCAAGGCACTGGACGGTGACGCCTTGGACGCGGTCAATCACAAACTGGCCACCCTATGGCCTGAGCTTCAGCGCGAGTTACGCCAATTCATGATCCCGGTCCAGGAGATGGAGAAGCTGCTCGCGGATGCAGGCGCGCCAACGACCGCTGCGGACCTTGGAATTGACCTTGAATTTTACCGCGAGGCCGTGCGCCATGGACATGAGATGCGAGACAGGTTCTCCTTTGTCGATATCGCCGCTAATGCCGGTCAGCTTGAGCAATTCATCGCGATCCAGACGTAA
- a CDS encoding sugar-binding transcriptional regulator, producing MKRLKKPVEFSDAAVWAAWLYYVDELTQKEIADRLGTSRVTVIKLLAEAKERGLVKIEIDTTVASHVALSRQMADHFGLQEALIIPSLEGADDLKRLGRAASIMLVGNLKDGETLAVAWGRTVAAVAQSVPGHTRLDDITVCQLVASPDGMASDFSPELCSSLLANRLRAKCVNILAPAVVSNAEVKASLMAEPSIAAQFEVIRNASTALFGVGELGAGSTISTHNVHKAETLNAVEADGALAVIMGLFIDADGNEVRSPVHDQLIGATLENLHAIPRRICVAGGLHKTAAIRAALLGKLATHLVIDEATAQSVLDSDLTDQPD from the coding sequence ATGAAACGTTTGAAAAAACCAGTTGAGTTTTCCGATGCGGCTGTTTGGGCGGCATGGCTCTATTATGTTGATGAACTGACACAGAAAGAAATCGCCGACCGGTTGGGCACGTCGCGTGTGACTGTCATCAAACTGTTGGCCGAGGCGAAAGAACGCGGCCTCGTTAAAATCGAAATTGACACGACCGTCGCCTCACATGTGGCCTTGTCCCGTCAGATGGCAGATCATTTTGGTCTGCAAGAGGCCCTCATCATTCCCTCGCTGGAAGGCGCCGATGATTTGAAGAGGCTGGGCCGTGCCGCCTCTATCATGCTGGTTGGCAATCTGAAGGACGGGGAAACGCTTGCCGTGGCCTGGGGGCGCACCGTCGCTGCCGTTGCGCAATCCGTGCCCGGGCATACGCGGTTGGATGACATCACGGTATGCCAACTGGTGGCCAGTCCGGACGGTATGGCCAGTGATTTTTCACCCGAACTGTGTTCGTCTCTGTTGGCCAATCGCTTGCGCGCCAAATGCGTCAACATCCTTGCCCCTGCGGTTGTTTCCAATGCCGAAGTCAAAGCCAGCCTGATGGCGGAACCCTCGATTGCGGCCCAATTCGAGGTGATCCGCAACGCCTCCACCGCTTTGTTCGGTGTCGGCGAATTGGGCGCGGGTTCGACAATTTCCACCCATAATGTGCATAAAGCTGAGACGCTGAACGCTGTAGAGGCAGACGGCGCTTTGGCTGTCATCATGGGGCTTTTCATAGATGCCGACGGCAATGAAGTGCGCTCGCCGGTGCATGACCAGCTGATTGGCGCGACGCTGGAGAATTTACACGCGATCCCGCGTCGCATTTGTGTGGCCGGAGGTCTGCATAAAACAGCCGCCATCCGGGCTGCCTTGCTTGGGAAGCTCGCGACCCATCTGGTGATAGACGAGGCCACCGCGCAAAGCGTCCTGGACTCCGATTTGACGGATCAGCCTGACTGA